The following coding sequences lie in one Bos taurus isolate L1 Dominette 01449 registration number 42190680 breed Hereford chromosome 28, ARS-UCD2.0, whole genome shotgun sequence genomic window:
- the URB2 gene encoding unhealthy ribosome biogenesis protein 2 homolog isoform X1: MAAVYSGISVKLKSKTTSWEDKLKLAHFAWISHQCLLPNKEQVLLDWARQSLVAFYKKKLELKEDIVERLWIYVDNILHSRKLQNLLKNGKTVNLQISLIKIINERIAEFSLLGSQRNICVVLSCCQGILSTPALAVIYTARQELIVDLLSQLCWLACRQPGAIIPQLFEVIHLSLSHYLSLQQQQVNPRRAFGEVTGHLLQPCLVLRHYLLGGTWTQAGQGQLRPALGRDIRNQIEAVLQGGAFQPELLPSYKEELLDQQQGDSKIGAMKNLLAPLGTMIARLVDAGYCDPSLQASVVANSVALLYKLFVESYLKEGNQLLCFKVLPQLFGCLRISHLEEQRQALSMSDWTTELLVVEQLLNSVASNTIYNIAADRIRHGEAQFHFYRHLAELLLKHPQALVPAWFRCLKVLLSLNHLILEPDLDDLLASAWIDAEVTELRTQKAQEALIHTLFQTYAKLRQVPRLFEEVLGVLCRPAAEALRLPLLTAGPAAVLQECLPELPLSQVLDTWALVQERFQSLVLSGLRGDEDMALKSLSLSSLLCCVMVNARSLDAGSPLPVVRRMRQAMDGMLQGLVKPLLDLLRKPWPSTPELWQQKVGDSALLLAHTWAQVDTVLRLSCSPYRSEPGTLAGATPEPSGPLPLLPGVEAKHWEEIEEFTVQSDSLSRYCLEQLHLQRMKNTLLQASFQSEEALCALRRDAAYILGSGRASVTRGMSASWDGQVGTVSVLTYPIAHWHLVMSNIMILISYLGPDDLQYLASILLRTLPVSKAREGLVEEEPDITLGKISQAVLHSPLFPEMQSLHSAFFLGLTARCGSILCASAQRETALLRQQLPWLFEEDYMVMAHWESRFAKVGAEGVEPREEIAQNILSLVRGDSPIQLEGEQLESILQLLGVLSALQLDSLLAPYHVHCFLLLLSVAVTTPGSSCSSSLTLRVLRTCYQLLGCLQRGKSAQAVLRVMYVSDIFEVTLTSLFRASRRLLVSVNDPSWLEFLQVVGTFLEQLLQMLIQRKLSLGLNFGKILAFLSGHQLHNEVTSGQRSEDQVPLGQQLMLVSLSKVCQVLGPLVKEQKQQDEAPEVLPKLLKEVVLQTGALLQHCMAPGAQGHLPPAVISSLGSLLEADVALRSRQNWTDVSKGTDKALSACTTLYQTIYAQILLELPALVGDPPSFQAAVQFLTLFFLVPELHPQKDSVCTSVFHSVRKVLADPAIPVQIVEEIEPHLGALFTQMLEAGTTEDFRMWLQCILQGLDVSNLWRADLQAVLSAATLVKLLLNCPCSEEKASLFWRTCPQMVTALMLQTREACQEQPSALALVGPVLDVLAALLRQGEGAISNPHHVSLAFSILLTVPLDHLKPLEYGHIFSRAHNVLFSILQCHPKVTLKTIPSFLNCFHRLVRSIIHEGRQKDKGSAEDLPVVLDCARLVERMYSHMAARAEEFRVFSPFMVAQYVVEAQKVTLYPAVKVLLQEGIYLILDLCIEPDIQFLRASLQLGVRDVFKELHSDYVKHHKSKREGEKRYAV, encoded by the exons ATGGCAGCTGTTTATTCTGGCATTTCTGTGAAACTTAAAAGCAAGACAACGTCCTGGGAAGATAAACTAAAACTAGCTCACTTTGCTTGGATTTCCCACCAGTGTCTTCTTCCAAATAAAGAACAA gTACTGCTTGATTGGGCAAGGCAGTCGTTGGTtgcattttataagaaaaaacttGAACTGAAGGAAGACATTGTTGAAAGGCTTTGGATCTATGTAGATAACATTCTACATAGCAGAAAACTGCAGAACCTCCTCAAGAATGGAAAGACAGTTAACCTTCAGATTTCCCTCATCAAG ATCATCAATGAGAGGATAGCCGAGTTCTCTCTTTTGGGATCCCAGAGGAACATCTGTGTTGTGCTGAGCTGCTGCCAGGGTATCCTCTCGACACCTGCACTTGCTGTCATCTACACGGCCAGGCAGGAGCTGATAGTTGACCTGCTGAGCCAGCTCTGCTGGTTGGCCTGTCGGCAGCCAGGAGCCATAATACCCCAGTTGTTTGAAGTCATTCACCTGAGCCTCAGCCACTACCTCTCActtcagcagcagcaggtcaacCCGAGACGCGCCTTTGGGGAGGTGACTGGGCACCTGCTCCAGCCCTGCCTGGTCTTGAGACACTATCTCTTGGGGGGCACATGGACTCAGGCTGGCCAGGGCCAGCTGCGGCCAGCGCTAGGCCGGGACATTAGGAATCAGATTGAGGCTGTGCTTCAAGGTGGAGCTTTTCAGCCTGAGCTGCTCCCTTCATACAAAGAGGAGCTCTTGGATCAGCAGCAAGGCGACTCAAAGATAGGGGCCATGAAGAATCTTCTAGCTCCCCTGGGCACTATGATTGCCAGGCTGGTGGATGCCGGCTACTGTGACCCATCCCTTCAGGCTTCAGTGGTGGCCAACTCTGTGGCCTTGCTGTACAAACTCTTTGTTGAGTCTTACCTCAAGGAGGGGAACCAACTGCTTTGCTTCAAGGTGCTCCCTCAACTTTTTGGCTGCTTAAGAATTTCACACCTGGAGGAGCAGAGGCAAGCCCTGTCCATGTCCGATTGGACCACAGAACTCCTGGTTGTGGAACAGCTTCTAAACTCAGTGGCCAGTAACACTATCTACAACATCGCTGCTGACCGAATCCGGCATGGTGAGGCTCAGTTCCACTTTTACCGTCATCTGGCTGAGTTGCTGCTAAAACACCCACAGGCCCTTGTGCCAGCCTGGTTCCGCTGCCTGAAGGTTTTGCTCTCCCTGAATCATTTGATCCTGGAGCCAGACCTGGATGACCTGTTGGCTTCAGCATGGATCGATGCAGAAGTCACAGAGTTGCGGACCCAGAAAGCCCAGGAGGCACTGATCCACACGCTCTTCCAGACATACGCCAAGCTCCGGCAGGTACCCCGGCTGTTCGAGGAGGTGCTGGGGGTGCTCTGTCGCCCCGCAGCTGAGGCGCTGAGGCTGCCACTGCTGACTGCTGGCCCTGCTGCGGTGCTCCAAGAGTGCCTCCCAGAGCTGCCCCTGAGCCAGGTCCTGGACACGTGGGCCCTCGTGCAGGAGCGGTTCCAGTCTCTGGTCTTGTCTGGCTTGAGGGGTGACGAGGACATGGCCCTGAAGTCCCTGTCGCTGAGCTCGCTGCTGTGCTGCGTCATGGTCAACGCGCGGAGCCTGGATGCTGGCTCACCCCTGCCCGTGGTCAGGCGCATGCGGCAGGCCATGGACGGGATGCTGCAGGGCCTCGTGAAGCCCCTGCTGGACCTTCTTCGCAAGCCCTGGCCCTCAACGCCTGAGCTCTGGCAGCAGAAGGTTGGCGACTCTGCGCTTCTGCTTGCCCACACCTGGGCCCAGGTGGACACCGTGCTGCGCTTGAGCTGCAGCCCATACCGCTCTGAGCCCGGGACCTTGGCGGGCGCCACCCCAGAGCCCTCAGGCCCCCTTCCGCTACTCCCTGGCGTCGAGGCCAAGCATTGGGAGGAGATAGAGGAGTTCACGGTTCAGTCCGACTCCCTCAGTCGGTACTGCTTGGAGCAGCTCCACCTGCAGAGAATGAAGAACACCTTACTGCAAGCCAGTTTCCAGTCTGAAGAAGCCCTCTGTGCTCTGAGGCGTGATGCCGCCTACATCCTGGGCTCTGGGAGAGCGAGTGTGACCCGGGGGATGTCGGCTTCCTGGGATGGCCAGGTTGGGACAGTGAGTGTGCTCACCTACCCCATTGCCCACTGgcacttggtcatgtccaataTCATGATTTTAATATCATATCTTGGTCCAGATGACCTACAGTACCTGGCCAGCATCCTGCTGAGAACTTTACCAGTGAGCAAAGCCCGGGAAGGCTTAGTGGAGGAGGAACCAGATATCACACTTGGAAAGATCTCCCAGGCCGTCCTCCACAGCCCTCTCTTCCCCGAAATGCAGTCCCTCCACTCTGCGTTCTTCCTGGGCTTGACTGCACGCTGCGGCAGCATCCTGTGTGCCTCTGCGCAGAGGGAGACAGCTCTTCTCCGCCAGCAGCTGCCCTGGCTCTTTGAAGAGGATTACATGGTCATGGCTCACTGGGAAAGCAGATTTGCCAAAGTTGGAGCTGAAGGTGTAGAACCAAGAGAAGAAATTGCCCAAAACATACTCTCGTTGGTCAGGGGTGACTCCCCCATTCAGTTGGAGGGGGAGCAGTTGGAGAGCATCCTGCAGCTTTTGGGAGTTCTTTCTGCTCTACAGCTGGACAGCCTCCTGGCACCCTATCATGtgcattgttttcttctgttactGTCTGTGGCCGTCACCACACCAGGCAGCTCTTGCTCCTCCTCCCTCACCCTCAGGGTTTTGAGGACGTGCTACCAGCTTCTCGGTTGCCTGCAGAGAGGCAAGAGTGCCCAGGCTGTGCTTAGGGTCATGTATGTTAGCGATATCTTTGAGGTCACACTGACCTCCTTGTTCAGAGCCAGTAGGAGGTTGCTTGTGAGTGTGAATGACCCCTCTTGGCTGGAATTCCTCCAGGTGGTGGGAACGTTCTTAGAACAGCTCCTGCAGATGCTTATCCAGAGAAAGCTCAGTCTGGGGCTCAATTTTGGGAAAATCCTTGCCTTCCTCTCAGGGCACCAACTGCACAATGAAGTGACTTCAGGCCAACGGTCAGAAGATCAGGTTCCTCTGGGCCAGCAGCTCATGCTGGTGTCCTTATCTAAGGTGTGCCAAGTGCTGGGGCCTTTAGTCAAGGAGCAGAAGCAGCAGGACGAGGCCCCAGAAGTGCTGCCCAAGCTGTTGAAGGAGGTGGTGCTGCAGACGGGGGCCCTGCTCCAGCACTGCATGGCCCCTGGGGCCCAGGGCCACCTCCCTCCCGCTGTCATCTCGTCCTTGGGCTCACTCTTGGAGGCCGATGTGGCCCTGCGCTCCAGGCAAAATTGGACAGATGTTTCGAAAGGGACAGACAAAGCGCTGTCCGCCTGCACCACCCTCTACCAGACCATCTATGCTCagatcctgttggaattgccagCCCTAGTGGGAGATCCCCCATCTTTCCAGGCAGCCGTGCAGTTTTTAACTCTGTTCTTTTTGGTCCCAGAACTACATCCTCAGAAGGATTCTGTGTGTACCTCCGTGTTTCATTCTGTGAGAAAAGTCCTTGCAG ATCCTGCAATTCCGGTTCAGATAGTTGAGGAGATTGAGCCTCACTTGGGAGCCTTGTTCACCCAAATGTTAGAGGCTGGGACGACAGAGGACTTCCGCATGTGGCTGCAGTGTATCCTCCAGGGACTGGACGTCAGTAACCTGTGGAGAGCAGATCTTCAG GCTGTGTTGTCGGCTGCAACATTGGTTAAGTTACTCCTGAACTGTCCATGCAGTGAAGAGAAGGCCAGTTTATTCTGGCGCACATGCCCGCAGATGGTCACGGCTCTGATG CTGCAGACCCGAGAGGCTTGTCAGGAGCAGCCCTCAGCCCTGGCTCTGGTGGGGCCTGTCTTGGACGTCCTGGCTGCGCTGCTGCGGCAGGGGGAAGGGGCCATCAGCAACCCGCACCACGTCAGCCTGGCCTTCAGCATCCTGCTGACCGTGCCCTTGGACCACCTGAAGCCCCTTGAGTATGGGCATATCTTCTCGAGGGCACACAACGTGCTCTTTTCAATCCTGCAGTGTCACCCGAAG GTAACGCTGAAAACCATCCCTTCTTTCCTGAACTGTTTTCATAGATTGGTGCGTTCAATTATACATGAAGGACGGCAGAAAGATAAAG GAAGTGCAGAGGACCTGCCGGTGGTACTGGACTGTGCCCGCCTCGTGGAAAGGATGTACAGCCACATGGCAGCGCGGGCCGAGGAGTTCCGGGTGTTTTCCCCCTTCATGGTGGCCCAGTATGTGGTGGAGGCACAGAAG
- the URB2 gene encoding unhealthy ribosome biogenesis protein 2 homolog (The RefSeq protein has 1 substitution compared to this genomic sequence), with amino-acid sequence MAAVYSGISVKLKSKTTSWEDKLKLAHFAWISHQCLLPNKEQVLLDWARQSLVAFYKKKLELKEDIVERLWIYVDNILHSRKLQNLLKNGKTVNLQISLIKIINERIAEFSLLGSQRNICVVLSCCQGILSTPALAVIYTARQELIVDLLSQLCWLACRQPGAIIPQLFEVIHLSLSHYLSLQQQQVNPRRAFGEVTGHLLQPCLVLRHYLLGGTWTQAGQGQLRPALGRDIRNQIEAVLQGGAFQPELLPSYKEELLDQQQGDSKIGAMKNLLAPLGTMIARLVDAGYCDPSLQASVVANSVALLYKLFVESYLKEGNQLLCFKVLPQLFGCLRISHLEEQRQALSMSDWTTELLVVEQLLNSVASNTIYNIAADRIRHGEAQFHFYRHLAELLLKHPQALVPAWFRCLKVLLSLNHLILEPDLDDLLASAWIDAEVTELRTQKAQEALIHTLFQTYAKLRQVPRLFEEVLGVLCRPAAEALRLPLLTAGPAAVLQECLPELPLSQVLDTWALVQERFQSLVLSGLRGDEDMALKSLSLSSLLCCVMVNARSLDAGSPLPVVRRMRQAMDGMLQGLVKPLLDLLRKPWPSTPELWQQKVGDSALLLAHTWAQVDTVLRLSCSPYRSEPGTLAGATPEPSGPLPLLPGVEAKHWEEIEEFTVQSDSLSRYCLEQLHLQRMKNTLLQASFQSEEALCALRRDAAYILGSGRASVTRGMSASWDGQVGTVSVLTYPIAHWHLVMSNIMILISYLGPDDLQYLASILLRTLPVSKAREGLVEEEPDITLGKISQAVLHSPLFPEMQSLHSAFFLGLTARCGSILCASAQRETALLRQQLPWLFEEDYMVMAHWESRFAKVGAEGVEPREEIAQNILSLVRGDSPIQLEGEQLESILQLLGVLSALQLDSLLAPYHVHCFLLLLSVAVTTPGSSCSSSLTLRVLRTCYQLLGCLQRGKSAQAVLRVMYVSDIFEVTLTSLFRASRRFLVSVNDPSWLEFLQVVGTFLEQLLQMLIQRKLSLGLNFGKILAFLSGHQLHNEVTSGQRSEDQVPLGQQLMLVSLSKVCQVLGPLVKEQKQQDEAPEVLPKLLKEVVLQTGALLQHCMAPGAQGHLPPAVISSLGSLLEADVALRSRQNWTDVSKGTDKALSACTTLYQTIYAQILLELPALVGDPPSFQAAVQFLTLFFLVPELHPQKDSVCTSVFHSVRKVLADPAIPVQIVEEIEPHLGALFTQMLEAGTTEDFRMWLQCILQGLDVSNLWRADLQAVLSAATLVKLLLNCPCSEEKASLFWRTCPQMVTALMLQTREACQEQPSALALVGPVLDVLAALLRQGEGAISNPHHVSLAFSILLTVPLDHLKPLEYGHIFSRAHNVLFSILQCHPKVTLKTIPSFLNCFHRLVRSIIHEGRQKDKGSAEDLPVVLDCARLVERMYSHMAARAEEFRVFSPFMVAQYVVEAQKVTLYPAVKVLLQEGIYLILDLCIEPDIQFLRASLQLGVRDVFKELHSDYVKHHKSKREGEKRYAV; translated from the exons ATGGCAGCTGTTTATTCTGGCATTTCTGTGAAACTTAAAAGCAAGACAACGTCCTGGGAAGATAAACTAAAACTAGCTCACTTTGCTTGGATTTCCCACCAGTGTCTTCTTCCAAATAAAGAACAA gTACTGCTTGATTGGGCAAGGCAGTCGTTGGTtgcattttataagaaaaaacttGAACTGAAGGAAGACATTGTTGAAAGGCTTTGGATCTATGTAGATAACATTCTACATAGCAGAAAACTGCAGAACCTCCTCAAGAATGGAAAGACAGTTAACCTTCAGATTTCCCTCATCAAG ATCATCAATGAGAGGATAGCCGAGTTCTCTCTTTTGGGATCCCAGAGGAACATCTGTGTTGTGCTGAGCTGCTGCCAGGGTATCCTCTCGACACCTGCACTTGCTGTCATCTACACGGCCAGGCAGGAGCTGATAGTTGACCTGCTGAGCCAGCTCTGCTGGTTGGCCTGTCGGCAGCCAGGAGCCATAATACCCCAGTTGTTTGAAGTCATTCACCTGAGCCTCAGCCACTACCTCTCActtcagcagcagcaggtcaacCCGAGACGCGCCTTTGGGGAGGTGACTGGGCACCTGCTCCAGCCCTGCCTGGTCTTGAGACACTATCTCTTGGGGGGCACATGGACTCAGGCTGGCCAGGGCCAGCTGCGGCCAGCGCTAGGCCGGGACATTAGGAATCAGATTGAGGCTGTGCTTCAAGGTGGAGCTTTTCAGCCTGAGCTGCTCCCTTCATACAAAGAGGAGCTCTTGGATCAGCAGCAAGGCGACTCAAAGATAGGGGCCATGAAGAATCTTCTAGCTCCCCTGGGCACTATGATTGCCAGGCTGGTGGATGCCGGCTACTGTGACCCATCCCTTCAGGCTTCAGTGGTGGCCAACTCTGTGGCCTTGCTGTACAAACTCTTTGTTGAGTCTTACCTCAAGGAGGGGAACCAACTGCTTTGCTTCAAGGTGCTCCCTCAACTTTTTGGCTGCTTAAGAATTTCACACCTGGAGGAGCAGAGGCAAGCCCTGTCCATGTCCGATTGGACCACAGAACTCCTGGTTGTGGAACAGCTTCTAAACTCAGTGGCCAGTAACACTATCTACAACATCGCTGCTGACCGAATCCGGCATGGTGAGGCTCAGTTCCACTTTTACCGTCATCTGGCTGAGTTGCTGCTAAAACACCCACAGGCCCTTGTGCCAGCCTGGTTCCGCTGCCTGAAGGTTTTGCTCTCCCTGAATCATTTGATCCTGGAGCCAGACCTGGATGACCTGTTGGCTTCAGCATGGATCGATGCAGAAGTCACAGAGTTGCGGACCCAGAAAGCCCAGGAGGCACTGATCCACACGCTCTTCCAGACATACGCCAAGCTCCGGCAGGTACCCCGGCTGTTCGAGGAGGTGCTGGGGGTGCTCTGTCGCCCCGCAGCTGAGGCGCTGAGGCTGCCACTGCTGACTGCTGGCCCTGCTGCGGTGCTCCAAGAGTGCCTCCCAGAGCTGCCCCTGAGCCAGGTCCTGGACACGTGGGCCCTCGTGCAGGAGCGGTTCCAGTCTCTGGTCTTGTCTGGCTTGAGGGGTGACGAGGACATGGCCCTGAAGTCCCTGTCGCTGAGCTCGCTGCTGTGCTGCGTCATGGTCAACGCGCGGAGCCTGGATGCTGGCTCACCCCTGCCCGTGGTCAGGCGCATGCGGCAGGCCATGGACGGGATGCTGCAGGGCCTCGTGAAGCCCCTGCTGGACCTTCTTCGCAAGCCCTGGCCCTCAACGCCTGAGCTCTGGCAGCAGAAGGTTGGCGACTCTGCGCTTCTGCTTGCCCACACCTGGGCCCAGGTGGACACCGTGCTGCGCTTGAGCTGCAGCCCATACCGCTCTGAGCCCGGGACCTTGGCGGGCGCCACCCCAGAGCCCTCAGGCCCCCTTCCGCTACTCCCTGGCGTCGAGGCCAAGCATTGGGAGGAGATAGAGGAGTTCACGGTTCAGTCCGACTCCCTCAGTCGGTACTGCTTGGAGCAGCTCCACCTGCAGAGAATGAAGAACACCTTACTGCAAGCCAGTTTCCAGTCTGAAGAAGCCCTCTGTGCTCTGAGGCGTGATGCCGCCTACATCCTGGGCTCTGGGAGAGCGAGTGTGACCCGGGGGATGTCGGCTTCCTGGGATGGCCAGGTTGGGACAGTGAGTGTGCTCACCTACCCCATTGCCCACTGgcacttggtcatgtccaataTCATGATTTTAATATCATATCTTGGTCCAGATGACCTACAGTACCTGGCCAGCATCCTGCTGAGAACTTTACCAGTGAGCAAAGCCCGGGAAGGCTTAGTGGAGGAGGAACCAGATATCACACTTGGAAAGATCTCCCAGGCCGTCCTCCACAGCCCTCTCTTCCCCGAAATGCAGTCCCTCCACTCTGCGTTCTTCCTGGGCTTGACTGCACGCTGCGGCAGCATCCTGTGTGCCTCTGCGCAGAGGGAGACAGCTCTTCTCCGCCAGCAGCTGCCCTGGCTCTTTGAAGAGGATTACATGGTCATGGCTCACTGGGAAAGCAGATTTGCCAAAGTTGGAGCTGAAGGTGTAGAACCAAGAGAAGAAATTGCCCAAAACATACTCTCGTTGGTCAGGGGTGACTCCCCCATTCAGTTGGAGGGGGAGCAGTTGGAGAGCATCCTGCAGCTTTTGGGAGTTCTTTCTGCTCTACAGCTGGACAGCCTCCTGGCACCCTATCATGtgcattgttttcttctgttactGTCTGTGGCCGTCACCACACCAGGCAGCTCTTGCTCCTCCTCCCTCACCCTCAGGGTTTTGAGGACGTGCTACCAGCTTCTCGGTTGCCTGCAGAGAGGCAAGAGTGCCCAGGCTGTGCTTAGGGTCATGTATGTTAGCGATATCTTTGAGGTCACACTGACCTCCTTGTTCAGAGCCAGTAGGAGGTTGCTTGTGAGTGTGAATGACCCCTCTTGGCTGGAATTCCTCCAGGTGGTGGGAACGTTCTTAGAACAGCTCCTGCAGATGCTTATCCAGAGAAAGCTCAGTCTGGGGCTCAATTTTGGGAAAATCCTTGCCTTCCTCTCAGGGCACCAACTGCACAATGAAGTGACTTCAGGCCAACGGTCAGAAGATCAGGTTCCTCTGGGCCAGCAGCTCATGCTGGTGTCCTTATCTAAGGTGTGCCAAGTGCTGGGGCCTTTAGTCAAGGAGCAGAAGCAGCAGGACGAGGCCCCAGAAGTGCTGCCCAAGCTGTTGAAGGAGGTGGTGCTGCAGACGGGGGCCCTGCTCCAGCACTGCATGGCCCCTGGGGCCCAGGGCCACCTCCCTCCCGCTGTCATCTCGTCCTTGGGCTCACTCTTGGAGGCCGATGTGGCCCTGCGCTCCAGGCAAAATTGGACAGATGTTTCGAAAGGGACAGACAAAGCGCTGTCCGCCTGCACCACCCTCTACCAGACCATCTATGCTCagatcctgttggaattgccagCCCTAGTGGGAGATCCCCCATCTTTCCAGGCAGCCGTGCAGTTTTTAACTCTGTTCTTTTTGGTCCCAGAACTACATCCTCAGAAGGATTCTGTGTGTACCTCCGTGTTTCATTCTGTGAGAAAAGTCCTTGCAG ATCCTGCAATTCCGGTTCAGATAGTTGAGGAGATTGAGCCTCACTTGGGAGCCTTGTTCACCCAAATGTTAGAGGCTGGGACGACAGAGGACTTCCGCATGTGGCTGCAGTGTATCCTCCAGGGACTGGACGTCAGTAACCTGTGGAGAGCAGATCTTCAG GCTGTGTTGTCGGCTGCAACATTGGTTAAGTTACTCCTGAACTGTCCATGCAGTGAAGAGAAGGCCAGTTTATTCTGGCGCACATGCCCGCAGATGGTCACGGCTCTGATG CTGCAGACCCGAGAGGCTTGTCAGGAGCAGCCCTCAGCCCTGGCTCTGGTGGGGCCTGTCTTGGACGTCCTGGCTGCGCTGCTGCGGCAGGGGGAAGGGGCCATCAGCAACCCGCACCACGTCAGCCTGGCCTTCAGCATCCTGCTGACCGTGCCCTTGGACCACCTGAAGCCCCTTGAGTATGGGCATATCTTCTCGAGGGCACACAACGTGCTCTTTTCAATCCTGCAGTGTCACCCGAAG GTAACGCTGAAAACCATCCCTTCTTTCCTGAACTGTTTTCATAGATTGGTGCGTTCAATTATACATGAAGGACGGCAGAAAGATAAAG GAAGTGCAGAGGACCTGCCGGTGGTACTGGACTGTGCCCGCCTCGTGGAAAGGATGTACAGCCACATGGCAGCGCGGGCCGAGGAGTTCCGGGTGTTTTCCCCCTTCATGGTGGCCCAGTATGTGGTGGAGGCACAGAAG